The DNA sequence aaaaaaggtaaaaactacaaaaaaactaaaaagaaaatatatatatatatttatatatatcatcttttccacaaaaataataatttagtgcttctgcttaaaaacagcaatcgaattgatgcctcctgatacgccactatcaacaaagtggcaatcgttgtggtcggtgatcagttcttacctcgagataatattctttataggcgaaacaatcagttgacaagaattgcttaaactcatcgatgctacgatgccctacaatatcctgacgaatataaatgacgcccgggacactcaaatagaaatcacagactgggacaccgggacacaaatgacgacggggacacagggaatataaatgacgacccggacacagggacacaactacaacggggacgccggggggcacagggggatatataaatgacgacggcaacaaaggaaatggtcgattagcaatcaccatcaacaaagctcaagggcaatcaatagaatcgtgaggtatagatctgaatacggattgttttcccatggaccattatgcgttgcatgttcaagagtcggtaaacctgacaatctatttatatgcacagacgacgggacagcaaagaatgttgtatattcgcaagttttacgtagttaaaacatatatatatatatatatatatatatatatatatatatatatatatatatatatatatatatatctatctatattcacaggtgggacatagggacacaactacaatggcgcgtaacgacttacgcccgcgggggggcttgggggggcgcgaagcgcccccaccaactaggtgttgggttggcgcgaagcgccaccccaacagctagtatatacatatatatatatatatatctatatatatataaaaataagttgtttgtctgtctgtcgactgacgtcatgtttctcgactgacgtcattataaggattgagctgtatgtcgtcatgaagttgtttgtcgtctgacgtcatgtttgtcgactaacgaaactacagaccgggacaccgggacacaaatgacgtgttatgtctgttataacgtaatagaggcaacaatcttgacagggccttttgagggcgaggcttttcttattccacgcattctcatgattccaatggatctgccttttcaacctaaaagattgcaattcccaatttgattagcatatttagttttcagtccagaaccactaaagctattatgtaaatatcaaaaatatttatgttgtctgagcaataatttttagtttttatttcaaaatcgaaaattacctgacaattttagaattatatctatctatatatataaaaataagttgtctgtctgcggatcaggtgacgtcatgtttctgtgtcgactggcgtcatgaagttagttgtcgtcatttttgctatgacggtgaagtcattaaagatatttaagacatatatgttcacgtagaaatctattaatgtttaagtttaaaatgactgatgaacttacaatggcaaaagccgatgaagatggtcaaagagtctatgccaaaaaacttgctgctgatagagaaagtcagaaaagaaagcgtgccgaggaatcaaaagaacagcaaggaaacaggcttgaggctatatatatatatatatatatatatatatatatatatatatatatatatatatatatatatatatatatatatatatatatatatatatatatgtcttctatatatataaaaataagttgtttctgggttatgtctgtctgtctgtctgtccgcatatgacgtctgaattatttcatcatatatcaattcaaaaacgaaagtatacaagctgatgtagctgagttggtaacgcggtatgttccaggttctaggttcgagagattCCAAGTTCGAaccttgaatacaaaagaagaaaaaaactacaaaaggtaGTCTGTCCGCATAGTCTGTCtgtctacaaaaaaactaaaaaggaaaaaaactaaaaaggctagaatactaaaaaaaactaataaaagttaaaaaactaaaaaagaaaaaaaaactaaaaaaactacaaaactaaaacctgTCCCgatatgtaatttcatcagttgacaaacatgacgtcagtcgacaaacaacttcatgacgcatacagctcaatccttataatgacgtcagtcgacaaacatgacgtcagttgacacacaaacatgacttcactcgacagacacacacacacacagacaactatatatatatatatatatatatatatatatatatatatatatatatatatatatatatatatatatatatatatatatatatatatatatttagtcaCATGGTCTAACAGCTACGCCTCTGGGGATGCCATTCCCCCGAAGCCCAGTGGCAAGGATTATAAATTATCCAAATGTCCATTTAAATGGGATTTAACATTGGAAAAGGTAGGGAATGTCTTTTCCTAGGTGTCCGAAAAGACTAAGGGTACTGAGATGAAGTATTCttaaaatgttgagggggatgttgagtTAACCGAAAGACAGTATCTGTAAAGGTATCGaaaaggcgtatctgcaatatcctaGTAGCGCGTAAGGTATTAACTTGGAATTTTCAGAGCCACTACAACTACCGCTACTGCGGCTGGAAATGCAATTGGTTTCTAGAGTTACAGTGACCTTCTTTCCTTAACCTTGATTCAATTGTATCAAAGCAAATTATtctataaaacacaaaaaaaactgttagctGGAAATGCTCCACGTTTTCATAAATTGAAGAAAAGTTCTTAAATCTCTTCCTTATCAACGGTATTTTCATGGGAGGAACCATTCAATGGCATTGACAAATCAAGATTAACCTGCCTTTGAAGTGGACTAGCTTGATCAGATGAAGTTAATGGGGGTATCGGAAGTGCTTTGGGTGCACGACGAGACATGAAGCGCTCGACCCATTTGAGAAGAGTCAAAACGGAATCAGTATCTGGGATCCGCATATCAGCATAAGTTTGAAGAGTAGGATTTGTAGTTACTCGGAATGTTGCACCGGTCGTTTTAAGAATTTTAAGTGCATCTTCATCAGTGCTGTCATCTCCAGCATAAATTACCCTCACTTTTTGGTTCCAATCGGGACCATAAGCAGACTTTAGGATATAAAAAGCAGAATAACCTTTATTCCAGTCAATAGGAGGTCGGGCTTCTAAAGCACCATGCGCTGTGACACAGTGGAATCCATAACCTATTATTAAACTCTTTGCTGTGGCAATCAAAAGAGCTCGTTTTGTCTCTGGGGTGTTTCTGTAATGCCATGTCAAAGTAAGTCCTTTATTCTCCACCCAGGCATCATCTTGACAAACCTGAGCCTCGAGATCTCGGGAAAGGAgagttaatttttgttcgtattCCTTAGGTATAGGGCATAAAAATCTAGAGCCGTCTGGGAACAAAATTGATAAACCATGATTACCAGCATAAGTTATTGTCTTAATCCCAACCTTTTCCTTGACATCATTCACGTCTCGCCCAGAAATAACCGCAATAAAGACATCTGATAAATTTGACAGTCTTTCTAGCGTTTCACGAGTTTCGTCGGGTAAGACTGCCAGGTTTGGGTGGGTGGTTATAGGTGCCAGGGTACCGTCATAATCAAGTAGCAGTGCCACTGTTTCTGCATTACCAAGATGATAATTTAAGTATCGGTCTATCTCTTCGTAACTTGTTGgtgttataattttttggtCTGGCTTAAGCAAATTAGATTCCATTGCTTGCATGAACATGTACATCCATGTATTTACGTCATTCTTTTTTTCCCTTCGCTGTAGGCTTTGCATCCTCATAGTTCTTTCTTCAAGAGGCATTTGAAGTGCTTTATGTAGAGCCTCAGCAACCTCTTCAATTTTGTATGGACTGCACAGCAACGCCTCCTGCATCAACTCTGCTGCTCCAGTAAATCGCGATAGAACTAAGACACCAGGGTCGCCAGTTTGGCAGGCAACAAATTCCTTGCAAACTAAATTCATACCATCACGAAGGGGTGTAACTAAAGCTACTGAAGCGTCACGGTAATAAGAAGCCAACTCGCTCTGAGGTATACATCCATAAATATACCGAACCGGTGACCAATTTGCAGTACTAAATTTACCGTTAATTTTTCCAACAAGCTGATCAATTTCCTGTTTGAGATCCTGATATTCCTGCACATTAGTTCGAGACGGTACAGTGATCTGCATAAAATAGACTTTTTCTATATACTCCGGATGGTCTTCAAGTAGCTTTTCGAAAGCCTGCAAGCGGTGGATAAGACCTTTAGTGTAGTCAAGTCGCTCGACTCCTAAGATGACAGTTTCTGTTGTTCGCTTTATTACTCTTGGAGCTTCCTCAGCCAGTTGGACAAACCTATCATAAGGAATACCGATGGGCATAGCACGCACTCGTATATGCCTATCTTTATATTCAATGATCCCGGCTGATCGATCAACTCTGCAACTCAATTGTCTGTGGCAACAAtcaataaaattcaaacaatagCCTTCAGTATGAAAACCAATTACACCACATTCCAGCAACCCACATAAAATATCTTTACTCCAAGGACAAATACTGAAAATGTCGAAAGGTGGGAACggaatatgaagaaaaaaaccaattttaatTGGAATGTCATCCTTTTTTGATAGCTCTCTAATTGTACTTGCTGCTAGCATGAGCTGAGAATCATGTATCCAAATCAGAGGAGTTACATTTGAATTTGCTTCCCGTACATTACGTATGGCCTCGACAGTCTTCTCTGCAAAAAGTTCATTCACAGCCACATAATCTTGCCAATGATCATCTGAGAACACAGCTCTGTCTTGCATTGAATGAAACAAAGGCCAAAGTCCACCATTACAGCACCCATCATAGTAATTTTTGAAACGCTTCTCATCACAATACACTGGAACAATCTGTTCAGCTTTAATTCCAGCAGTAGGagttttgtcatttatatcAGCTTCTGGGATAGGGTCTGGCTCTTCGTTTGGGCCATAGAACACTCCTGTCCATCCTACCCATTTTCCTTTACACTGCGCAACCACTGGAGCAACAGCTGTCACTAAGCCACCTGCGCTCGACTTTCGCTCAACATCTCCAGTTAAAGGGTTCTTAGTTATGATGAATGGTAAACGATTTGAAACGACTATCAACGCATCTTGCTCAGCTACTTCGACATTTTCTTCCTTGCCGTTTAATTTTGGCAATCTAAGTTgctcaataattaaatctaacATGCTTTGATAATTTTCCATTTTGAAGACAGATAGCAAACAATGCATCATACCAACTATTTTATAACACATAGGGAATTTGGTTTCCTGTATAAATTTACAtcctttgttttttatattgatgTTGTAATGTTACGTCTCTATGTGTGTctgagatatttttttatttaaggttttGTTAAATCGTGTCTTATATTTCTTGTTAAACCTGGCTTCAGATGGAATGTATTGGTTTGTTTACGTGTTTAATGATTCGCTTGAAAGGAAGTGTATGTACTTAAAACCATtcattattagtaaatataattttaagaaagggaataaattttttactaaaaattgcatttttatttaactCTGTTGTAGAAAATGTTATTAACAGCTTCCTgcctacgaaaataaaaacagaatttttactattataaaAAGCATGTAGATAAAGTCATGTAAAATGCAATAATTTTCTTGGggttttaaccaaaaaatcggatttGTCAACTGATAGAGCGCCAGATTTTGTATCtcgcttatttcgattagttgtacaaaaatgttaagggtggatcccatggtagtcgaccatgctgaaaacgaatatcgtagggcacATGTTTGCCGTTGGGGCGTTtttgagatataggccaaaaacaccaaatttcgcctataatggggttcgacgattcaatttttttttacagataaaatTGGTCAAATCCAGTGTACTCTTACATCAATACTGAGAAGAGACTTGGGGCTAcacaaatatgatttttgtttaaaaaaaaaaaaaatagtacactttttactgcagtttttaaaaaaatcagatttttgtcaacaaatttcaaacagaaaagctaaaaactcgaaattttttcaagataaagtattttttttgtattaaaaaagaaagcccgtTTGATTCCCAGCACATTGAGCTAAGAaagaaagtttaaattattgtatCTGGGGGGTCTGCAACTTTTTTAGCGAGTGTACCCGATAATAGGAATTTTTGTTAAGTAACCTGCTACCTAGCGGGAAGTTGATTGATAAGCTAAGCAGAAGAAAGTGATAATcagaagataaaaaagaaaagtgagtcaGGCAGgccaagattaaaaaaaaaaaaaaaaaagttacttcatGTTGATTCAACATATGAATATGAAATCGTACAACATATCAACATATGAAATTCAACGTTGATTCATATTCTGACGcaaatactgatttgctgatggataataatgaagaatatgacacaaatttggaagatcaaaaaaaaaaattgaaagaaatagaatttttaatatcACTTTTGGTGTTGTAAAGTTGGCTGGCAAAAGgagtgtaaattttttttgcagaagtaacagacttaatgaaagtaatttacaaaattaaatattttgaaagaactCCTTCCTGTTAACTTACTTTTCGAGACTCCAAAGTAATTAAGACGCCTGGACAAGGCAATAATGCTGGCTAGAGAATAGCCAACACAGCTTTTGGCCACAGAATAAAGTCCCCCGTCGTTACCAAGCTATCGAACGGTTTGCAGTGAAGTCTCGAAGGAAAATGTTCCTAAAAGCAACGTATTTTACTTGCCTTTCCTTCATGAAGCACCAAACAACCATGCAACAGTCGAAAAATCTCTGCGAACGTTCATGGCGATAAGTAAAGCTGTCGGATGTGACGATACGGTGGTCACGTAAGATCTCTTCATTTATCAGCTAGCACAgggagtgaaaagtaaatacccGGATGACTTCAAAAACGTAATCCTACGAATGGGAGGCTTCCACCTCCTGCTCAACTATCTCAAGGCAGTTGGTAAGATAATGGACAGCTCCGGACTCAAAGAGATTATAGTGCAGGCAAAGCTGCTGCTTCCTGGTACATGCGAAAAGGTATTTCAAGGAAAAGGCTACTACCAAGCTATCAAAGCCTACTGCATACTGTACGAGGTCTCGCTAGTCCTCTACTGGGAGTCCTTGGAAGAGCATTACTCCGAAGCACAAGAAGACTTATCCCGTCTGAACCAGCTGGGTAGTGCCATTGAGTTATTCAGGACTTTATTGGCAAACGGTGCTAACACGCAAATTGCACTTCAGGAGGCAAACGATACCTTAATCACTTTGGCTCCCATAATGAATGCCTTCGAAACCCTTCGAAATGCGTCACCCACGTTTGCTTTCTAACAGTAAGTcttggaaatacttgaaaaagcGATGCAATTCAATCATGCTGGACGAGACTGTGACTGGGAGTCTCATTTGACAGCAGCTACTCGGATGTTGCCATACTTGGTGGTGGCTGACCATCCTCAGTATACAAGATGTGTCTCACACAGTACCTATATGACATGCGAAGTCTACCACAAACCTTTCATGATGTACACAGGAAGCTCATGGAAGGATACTTCGCAGTGAAGAGAACGCACCCCAGGTTTACGGCCACCTGTTCCGATCAGATACTGGAATGTACAGTGAACAAGGATGCAAAGACGACGGCCGGAATAATTGGAGAACAAATGGATGAGAGACAGACTGAAGCTTGGATTCTTAGCTTACCGATTTCCCTTGCCATCAGCAATGGTTCCTGCAAGTAGTCAACGTATCCACAGAAACATTGAAATATCAAGACAATCAGTCCACGACGACGCGATTTCAACTTTCACGAGATAGAGTTCGAGACATTTTCACTACATGTGGCAATCCGTTCAGCAGAGTGGACTTCGACCTAGTGAATATTGTGACGTCAGAAGTTGTGGATGATGAGAAGatttttctgatattacttgcgtaaccacaaaaggaaaagaggtggGTGAGGACTGTCTGTGCAACAGGAAAGACGATGTGAAAAAGGTTGCACTCCGAACTTtcccttcagagagaaaaactcAGAAAGTGAAGGGTGTCCCTAGAACCGATCTCCTGAGCTCTGAAGTAACAGCCTTGAAGAGAATTATTACTGCTCAAATGAGCTATggcgaagaaaaggagaaagccgTTGAAAAGATCCTCACAAAAGAGATTCTTCCTTTCACTCCATCCATTTTTTAACATCTTCCGCAACAATCAACCAAGACATCCTCTGGCTGAAAAATGAGGACGGGGAACAAAGCTGTGATGTTGAACTGGCTAAGAAAAAAGGAGGACTGGCAGCTTGGCCGGCGACTTTGAATtccaaagaaacaacatcagCACACATCATTGACCTAATGTCCAAGATAAGGTCATATCGGTCTGCCAGgtttgaaacagtcaaatccTTCGTGGAAAGATTGCTTTTATCATTGCTGAATGATCTTCCAGTGGGTATTCTTGAATGCAACATTGTCGCCCATTGGTACAACGGGCTGTTTGGGAAGCTCACGGACACCGGAGAGTCGATctccttgaaatcagcatgcagaTTCCGACAAGGGAAAGGGACAAACCTACAGATTTCCGTTCTTAGCACAATTGAAGAATGGGATGCCGTACTTGCAAGTTCAGCGTCTAAAAGCCAGCTCCtcgaaattttgtatgaaacctGGGAGCAGATGGGTGATTAGCTTCCGAACGCATTCAACCTTTTTCTCTAAGGTGGGTTAAGGAGAGATTCATAGTGGCTCTGGTCAAGTGTGGCTGCTGTCCAACTTTACCAGAACACTGTGGCTACGAGGAATGATTGTCCTCAAGCCACGAAGAGGCTGACCAACGCCTTATGACACATGCCAAGTACGCTAGCCGTTACGCTTGTAGCATCGCAGCATCGTTGTACATGCCAACGACACAGACGTGGCAGTAGcctgtgttaatttttttgaagagcttcaagctgaaggactgagcgaacttttcttgaagttccCGACTTACATTATCCCAGTACACGAGCCGGCGGATGGAGTCCACTTGTCCAAAGAGGAGCAGATTATGTTACTGTTAACATAAACGAACTTTTTCTTCGGCGTCgggaaagcttctttcttaaacacCGCGGTGTCTCCAACTTTcgcctcaaaaatggtgtctgtGACGGAGCGGATCGAGGATGCAGAAGGGAAGCTTTCAGTCGACCCGTTTAGAGAAGTTTACGACCTATCAAAATTCCTGGTCATTGAAATGTATGGTAAACAGGCAGGATTCAATTCACTGGCCAGTGTAAGGGCTTACATTCGGTGCCAGAAACAAGATGTGAAAAGACTGCCACCTTCTGACGACACCTTCGAGCCATGCATACGAAGAGCCAGATTCGCTACATGGATAATCTTGTCGTCAGTACTGGCTCGGCCGAGCATTCCAGATCCACTCCTCCTTGGATGGAAGATGGCTGAAGGGGGAGTAGATGCGGTCGTCTCAAGCTGTAAAGAAGCATCAAGCCTGGAATCTTACAGCAGATGCAAAAGTGGGAAGATGCAGGAAAGACTGTAGTTGCTCAAAAAATGAGAGGATGCTACAGCTTATGCCCCTGCCACGGAACGAGGAGGGCATGCAGGGAGTCCGACCTTGCCCTATCTGAATtctcggaagaagaaaatgaggaatatttttgaaattattatttgataccttttacttttaattacaacaggtCCCTAATCAGTTGCTATTACCCAATTTTACGGGCAGGCCGAGTGAGACAACTCCAGTGCATCGACTGAATTCATCTGTGAAGCAGAATTCTTTTATGTAGTAAATAGCTCAGTCGTATCACTGGCAAATCAggtcccaaaaaggtaattacagacgccttagtacaccagaaaacatattcatccattctaagaaaaaaaacatttttttagtctacatttttttaaacctacttttatttttaagtaaaagttaaaaattttaaacagttaggAATTCTGAAGTGTTCCtaccctttgaagaaaaaaaaaataaatatggcccttttcacgatacggctagtgatcatttcagtgagacaacaaaaaaaaatcgcagaccttttaaaaataaaaatagtttatatgtttttaactcaaATTGTACAGAATTGAATGAACTTTCTtttcgaatatgaaaaaaaagtttgttaccttgaagaaatttcgagCTTTTAGCCTTTCTTTAAGATATTTGTCgaattttacagcacttattttgaaactgcagtaaatagagaaaaaaaaagtatttatttttcaatttaaaaatcatattcttgtagATCTAGACCTCTTCATTCGATTGATATAACATTACGCCGGATTCCTCAACCCAATAACtcgcaaaaaaatcctgaatcgtcgcacttagttataggctaaatttggcgtttttgg is a window from the Artemia franciscana chromosome 17, ASM3288406v1, whole genome shotgun sequence genome containing:
- the LOC136038196 gene encoding uncharacterized protein LOC136038196, yielding MMHCLLSVFKMENYQSMLDLIIEQLRLPKLNGKEENVEVAEQDALIVVSNRLPFIITKNPLTGDVERKSSAGGLVTAVAPVVAQCKGKWVGWTGVFYGPNEEPDPIPEADINDKTPTAGIKAEQIVPVYCDEKRFKNYYDGCCNGGLWPLFHSMQDRAVFSDDHWQDYVAVNELFAEKTVEAIRNVREANSNVTPLIWIHDSQLMLAASTIRELSKKDDIPIKIGFFLHIPFPPFDIFSICPWSKDILCGLLECGVIGFHTEGYCLNFIDCCHRQLSCRVDRSAGIIEYKDRHIRVRAMPIGIPYDRFVQLAEEAPRVIKRTTETVILGVERLDYTKGLIHRLQAFEKLLEDHPEYIEKVYFMQITVPSRTNVQEYQDLKQEIDQLVGKINGKFSTANWSPVRYIYGCIPQSELASYYRDASVALVTPLRDGMNLVCKEFVACQTGDPGVLVLSRFTGAAELMQEALLCSPYKIEEVAEALHKALQMPLEERTMRMQSLQRREKKNDVNTWMYMFMQAMESNLLKPDQKIITPTSYEEIDRYLNYHLGNAETVALLLDYDGTLAPITTHPNLAVLPDETRETLERLSNLSDVFIAVISGRDVNDVKEKVGIKTITYAGNHGLSILFPDGSRFLCPIPKEYEQKLTLLSRDLEAQVCQDDAWVENKGLTLTWHYRNTPETKRALLIATAKSLIIGYGFHCVTAHGALEARPPIDWNKGYSAFYILKSAYGPDWNQKVRVIYAGDDSTDEDALKILKTTGATFRVTTNPTLQTYADMRIPDTDSVLTLLKWVERFMSRRAPKALPIPPLTSSDQASPLQRQVNLDLSMPLNGSSHENTVDKEEI